atatttaatgttacgAATTATCTatgcaattttttatatatataatttttacctattaaattttttatttttatacttactaacaatttttaatttctatagtatataataaaatattctcaaTAAGAATCATGATAAAAGACGGAAAGtgttttttatcatataattataacaattagtaaaagtaaattgtttattCAGTCCtgtttctatatattttattgataattattctttttaataagtttatattttattttttattagtgtaCGAGAAAAAGGTCCCCCGAATATTTATTTTCAGTAACACTTTTTTGGAaactttaattgaaaattgaatcaataaaaaatggagttatatttcaattattttatctaagTAATTACACAGTTTAATTAAAGTTGAAGAGGGTGACTTGATAGGAGGAAATGTCAAATTTTAAAGCAttgcaaataaatttttatcattCATTTAGAATTGAAATTCCTCTAAAGTCAGAAAAAGTAAAGTGAGAGAGCAAACaagtttatttatgttaataaagTATTAGACATCTGTCTCCAACTAAATGTATCACAAAACTGGAAGTAAATCATTTtcataaattcttttttaaaaaaataaattcaaataaataaacagtgacatttttttatattatattataaatctcCTCAATGATTCGAATCTGAAAGTTTTGAAACGTGAATTACCACAACCAGACATTCTCAGTGGTGGGACATTGACGATGACACGCCGGGAgcaacaattaaatatttttaaataatattatccaCAGGAAGGATTAAAAAGTATCTCAAAagcacaaagaaaaaaaatgaaataaagatttCTTTGAAAACCTTGTTGATTCTGcccattttattttagaaaaagtctttttaatataattttttttcacaattttttatcaacatatacgtgataatttgtgattggtctgttttaaatatttttataaaataaattcaaacagactaataaaatagtgatacgtcctgttgtaaaaaaattattaaaaaaaagtagttaaaatatcattatccttttatttttaaaatatataaaataaaaaaattagctGTATgctgaaataaaaagaaaatgcacGTGGATTgtgaagtaaaattaaaaaatgtgaaaaagaaaaagaagatttgGGAAATTAAATTACCTTATCATCTGAACCAGTGCTTCCGATGACTCTACAACCACGGATCTTAGCTAACTGTCCAGCACTCATACCAACCGCACCGGAGGCAGCAGATATGAACACATTGGAGCCGGGTTTCGGGTCTCCCAGAACCACTATTCCCACCCATGCCGCAAACCCTGGTACTCCTGCACGCATAATCACATtcaataatttgtaataattcCTAGGTGCTTCCTCAATTGCGTTTCTGATTTTCATTAAGCATAAATACCTAAGGCACTTAGATAATCCGGCAACGAAATTCCACTAGCAGAGTCAATTTTCCGAAGTATACTCGAGGAAGGAACGATACAGTACTCAGCCACCGGAGCAGAAGGGGCTAAGACTAGATCGCCCTCCCTGTACTCGCTGTCTTTAGATCCAACTACCTTCCCAACTGCATACGCTGTAATCACCTGGTTGGGTTGGTATTGCGGAATGAAGAGGCCGTCCACGGTGCCGGTGAGTCGGGTGCGGAGGTATGGGTCGACGGAGATAAAGAGAATCTGGAGGGAGACGTGGTGGTCGGGGATTGAATGAGAGGCTAGTGAGAGAGTGACGGTTCGGAGTTTGAGATTATCCGAGGTTGGAACACCCTCCGGTGAATATGCAGCTAAGTACCATTCCCTGCTTTCTACAACTCCACCCATCTTTTTCCTCACTGCACGCGATTTGGATctgacaaacaaataaattatcataaatattgtgaataaaggaaaaacaagaaataaattatcataaagaTTGtaaaaaagaggaaaacaaaatCGCTAGAAGGAGGGCTTGAACCTCCGACCTTGTGGTTAACAGCCACACGCTCTAACCAACTGAGCTATTCCAGCTGCTGTTGATTACTAATGTTTTACTTTATAGAAATCTTATAAACTTTGTTTCGTTgcaatttatgtatttatttgaaTTCATGGAATACAGTAAATGAATTGAGTATgtgaagaaatttatattattctcAAACGAATATACATGACttatagaaaatgaatttaaatttaattatcgcctaaaatatatgattttatttgtataattaaaaaggAAACATGTCGTATAATTTTTGGTAAGAGTGTTAGTTGTTATGTATAGAAAGATGTGTCCATCATTGACTTCATGATATAAAACTGTTGTGTGCTGTTGTTTTATTCATTATCAACAGCTTAGATGTGtgtattcttttaataatatttttttacgttcaatttattatgtataaaataacttttatgttCAGCAACATTTTTCTATACCAACAGCATAAAAATTAGCATGCATTTGATAAATGGTTAGTTTGTTATGTTAAAAACCTCTTTTAGATGgtcttctaaatttaaaaataaaaaattgccATGTATTAGATTTCACATCTTGAATATTTTGTCTTACGTGATAAGATTTATTATGTCAGGTtgtgattaaataatataacattctaaaatataacattatattgTACAATAGTCattacatttaatataataGATCAGTTGACAAgcgaaaatataaagttattagagttatttaataacaataaaagagactttatatatacaaatcatCTATAATCAAAACTATCTACAagaataaaactaaaagaaaactaagcATCCGCAACATCTACATTCAAGGCTTGTTCCAAAACGATCTCATCTCCTTCAGCTCACACTTACAGAATGATCATAGCAAAGAGAAGAAGTAAAGAACATACAAACACAATCACAAGCAAAAGGGTAAgctatattaaaaaacaatacatcatatatattaaaacatttcacTTAATAATCATATACATAATATAGATCAACTCAAGCATCTTGGCCTACAAAGACCTAAACTGATTTTAaggacttagaatgaatgtcgaGTTATGCACTTATAGTGACCACTGCTATTTTGAAAAGCCCCTACCATACatcacaaggttagtttgtaCCGTATCATAGGCCATTTTGGAAGCACCTAGACTAAGACATcctgctactctcaccacatgcgtcaaACCTCTCTATATGAAAATGTATGAGCATTAGAGTGTCATGAAAACTCCTAAGACTGAGCCACTTGCATTCATTCTAACACACTTGAACCACACCAAGAAGTTCCACCTTGGAACTAACCTTATAACTTTGAAACCATTTGAAATCATATACATGTTCCCTTTCACTTCTATATTCCTTAGGACTCTTATACATCTTCTTTCATTCAAacataagttatataaattTCTACAGATCATACAACAAACcagtatatattttaaaaccttatatatagataaaagaTTCAAAAACACTTAAGAAAACAGATCCACTCGCCCAACTAACAAACTCTACTCACCTAGGTAGAGGCAAAACAACAAACTTCCCAAGCTAAGCGAAGTGGCTCGTCCAGCTAGTCAGTTATGCTCGCGCAGCTAGATTGGCTCGCTCAGCCATTGTAACTCTCTACTAAAACCCCAAAAACTCGCCCAACTAGCCAATTCTAATCATccaactaaagcaaaaacaacaAGCTTCCCATGCTAGGTGAGCTGGTCTCCCAATTAGCCAATTCTGTTTGCCCAGCCAGCCTACATAATTCTACATCATTAAAAACTGCAAAATTAGTACTTCTAAACCACTCATTATTACTTCTAAccacttttatcaatttctaACACTCTTAGATtgaattataaactattttagaCTTAAACAAAATGTAGAACCTatcttaaactaataattaacaGATTATAACGAGACACTTAATTCTcaacttagagaccaaaatcTCATTCTACCCATTCTAGTCCATTTTTAGGTGATTTAATGACTCTAATAGTTCATAAATGACTTACCAATAACCTCTAAACTGACAAATTTGATCCAAAACCTataactcaaaatctcactactTAAAACTCCATTTTTGTTACACTAAAGTACTCTTAAAACCTCAACAATGAACCTCCTCGTTGTCCAATATCAGATTTCAATCAAACAACCCTTctaacaagtctcaaatgaTCCTATGATAGTTTTAAAACACTCGTTTTCTCTCCCCAACACCTATCTCTTAAAGTCACTCATAAAAAACCTCTATTTTTGACCTTAAAACGCTAAAAATTAACTCCTCTTTACACCAATTACTTTGAATTCAGTTTCAAACCATAAAACAACTTCACCACACACAATAATAACAGTAGAAACATTACAAACATATCATACCAAACATTCCAACATCACACCATCATGATCATCACCTAAACACCAAGAATATTAGTACAACATAACAAATTTCACACTTAAATCAAGTTATCATCAAGAGAAATACTAAATttaaaccacaatcataaatctaAGACTAAGACTAGTTTTCCTTACCTCGCAATAAACTGTCTGACTCTAAAACCTCCTACTGAATGCTTGAAAatcaagtaatttttatatgaaCCTATGAAACACCAAATTGGAAGCGGACAGAGTCCTTAGGACTTTAGATTAACCAAGAATTAGCAGAAGAAGCAAGATTACACATGCAACAACACTTTCTTCTTCCAAAAACAGATAAGGAACGAGAGaggaaaaaagaattgaaacttacttgctctataacAGAAATTGATCGGCTAGAAATGCACCTCTTCGTCATGATCGATTAAGCACCTCCTGATCGTTAAAGAGATGACTCAGGAGTTAGAACTTTTAGAGAGATGgtaaaaaactctaaaaaagtggtttgtaaataaatgatacgttttaaaatgatgaaagttgtttataacaaaactatttataataaaaccatttaatattaaaataatcgagtcttACTATTCTTATACTTCCaccacttttaaaataaatgggGTTTTACAAGTAATCTctttataattatgtaataacTGAATGATTGTCTACTGTTTTGTTTAATACACTTaagataaaatcattattagtaCACCAAAATATTTGTTACAAGAACATATACGAATCatcttattaaaaatgttttaaacaattaaaatgaaattaccTATAACTAGAAATTCTTGATATTAGATTGAGAAAGTCTAACAAAACTTgctttaattaattacataatttcaaataattaaaggactaaatttgCATTTAAGATTAGACACTAAAAAGAATATCAAAagtgattttgaaaaataaaatgtgcaAGATTTATTTTCCCCCTGTCAACTTAAGGAAGGATtctctttttcatgttttttttttttttttaattcatgttcatctttattttttctatggTTTTCAAATAGATAAAGGAAGTTATTTCCgcttgtttttttaatatatgaacatcatttttataaatatttttagctcataatataaagttatttttttcacaaattaaaattaatttataaagctttcttctttagattttttataatttttatttttatttaatatataaataaatttaaacatgcgAAAAAAAGtctatctaatttattttattttaaaatacttgtttAATCGAGATCATATGATAGTCACGTAATAAGATAAAagatagtttttaaattttttatatgatttttgaataatttagaaTCCAAATAGATATTTCccatttaactttataaatacTATAAGTTGATTAAGAACCGGAAATGTGTATATAgatttaaagttttgaaatcttatgtttgaaataatttaacaaaataatatagatCTTATGTTTGAAATCATTTAACAAAATAGAGTCATATTCAAAAGAATTTTAcagaataattttttgtatggaATATGTAGAAGGGAAgaatttgatttaattgaatACTATCATACCAACTAAAACGTTTGTTTTCCAAAAGTTGTTGACTTAttaatttagagataaaaaaaaaaaaagcatggtTTTATAATCAATGTATTTTGTGTGGAAATGTtgttgtaatttaaaatataaaagtattagtTTTCCTGTAAAATCAAGAAAccttattataaatagagttttaattaaaaattatcttataaaagaCACTAGATATATCTATGAAACACCTAGTTGACATTTTTAAGTAACTTTCTCTTCTATTTATCATATcttactttaatatttaataatattaaatttttctctcatttatatttttactgttCTATTCAGTTTATAAAATCTCtttaaaatcttttcttaaagtgtgattaaattgattatcattattatcattatcaagataatttgaagaaaagaatCCATAATAATTTTCATGTTTCAATTGTTTTGACTcatgttgtttttaaaattaagttgtTGGTGTATATGACTAAGAATAAGTTTAagcaaaataatattgtttcaaaatttggtagaatttttaatattctaattaGAGTAGTTTCATTTTACGGATGTAACATGATCCTTtccttaaaatatttgtatggtGAAAATCTTTTTCGTTATTAACTTGATGTGCAAAGTTTGAAAAGCAGAAAACgcaatgaaaaggaaaaaagaaaatgaaaagacagAAAAATTGATAGATATTATTGAAGGTATAATCGAAAGGTGGCAGTTGTTGGGCCAGGGAGAAGAGAGAGTGGTAGTAGCTGTGAAGCAACTGTGAAAGAAGCTGCTGCTGAATATTTGCATTGAAAACCTTCACAGAATTCATAActttgtttgaaaattgaacTCGAAATGTGCCAAGTGTAGGGTAACTTTTCGTTTAGTCATGCCTCCAATATCCTACACCTTACACCTAATCTTAGTCCTTTGCAACACTCCTTATAACACTTCTCTTTCTTACCTCTCTATACCTCTGTTACGtcactttttcaattttatatttcatcaaacactgtatatttcatcaaacacctgTGGGGTCTTCTACACTATAAAAACCTGCACAACATACCCAGTTTCGCAACCACCAGAGCTGATATTTGAGAACCCTTTTGAGGCAACAAAATGGCTGAGTGCATCTCAACAAAGAAAACCCACCAACGTTCTCGCTTTCGAAGGAGATTCTCGGCCACCTTCAAAGAGTACAGAGGCAGGTTCTACATCCTCAGAAGATGCCTGGTCATGTTACTGTGCTGGCATGAATATGAATAATGCCAAACCTTTCTTCTACTTCCTAGAACAAACAAACCATTTAGTACGTATATATCTATTTTCTGTTACCTCGTTTAGTTTAGAAGctctattattttttctttcataaaacaCTGTGAAGCTGTATTATCAAATAGATTGGAATAATTCAGTCCTTCCTGCTTCTTCATATTCACGTGCTGTATGCATGGTAGTTCGCAGCAGTATTTAATGCCGTGTTCTGGTTAGTCGTTCTCACATGCAGTAGCTACCTACTATACTATATTTTTATCAACATATATATCCATTGCTCATGTCACATACTTATCAAACTTAAAGCTCTATTGAGTATTTTTGAGTTGCCATAACTATATGCCGGATTCGGTGATATGAATGAATAAAGGAAGTGGAACCCAAAGTCTTTATTgttatagttttgttataattgCACCATGGTTTTTTCCTTTTGGTTCTAACAATATATAGTCTCAATCTGCATATATAACCAGGCATATTTATTAGAACTCGCCTGACATATCCACCATCATATTATGCTCACAAATCTTTATCTTTTCTGTCTCAAGAGTGTTGGATATCAAAACTCTTTTCTTAACTGATCATTCATATCAATCAAAAACTTCTTAATCTCCACAACATTAACATCAATCTGCTCCTTTACAAACAATGTCCTTTCAAATCTTTCAAAAAACACACATCATTTGCtcatgtttgtttttgtgaaCAGAGAAAAGATAACTTAAACATTTTTATGTTGCTTTCTGCATatgattaaatgaaaaattaaatcgGTATTTATTTCttgaagaaaactaaaatgattATAGGTTGGtacattttttaaagaaattgttttttttttgtatatttttttaaaggacTTTGTTAATAGATAATAAATTCTCTCACCTTATCTGCGGATTTAATTAATCAGAAATGGTTCTTCTTTGATATTTTGATTGAGATGTTTTAAAAACTGGACCCAACCCAACCATGTTATTGTTT
This DNA window, taken from Vigna radiata var. radiata cultivar VC1973A chromosome 5, Vradiata_ver6, whole genome shotgun sequence, encodes the following:
- the LOC106760979 gene encoding 2-alkenal reductase (NADP(+)-dependent), translated to MGGVVESREWYLAAYSPEGVPTSDNLKLRTVTLSLASHSIPDHHVSLQILFISVDPYLRTRLTGTVDGLFIPQYQPNQVITAYAVGKVVGSKDSEYREGDLVLAPSAPVAEYCIVPSSSILRKIDSASGISLPDYLSALGVPGFAAWVGIVVLGDPKPGSNVFISAASGAVGMSAGQLAKIRGCRVIGSTGSDDKVKLIKEEFGYDDGFNYNKESDYDAALSKYFPDGIDVYLDNVGGKMLESVLNHVNKHARIPLCGMISQYNKVWTEREGVRNLLNMVGKEVRMEGFMLESYWNRFGDFAKDMEGYIKEGKVTSKNKINLGIHSFLDSLASLFTSSNIGKVVVQLNN